In the Ptychodera flava strain L36383 chromosome 1, AS_Pfla_20210202, whole genome shotgun sequence genome, TCCAACATAAAATATCTTTATGTTCAGAGAAGAGATTGGCAGACATTCAAGTGCACATGCTCAGGAACGGTCATGAATAACTTTTATTTATCTTTTATATCACTTTTCACGGTACCATAAAAGTGAGCGGAACAAGAGGACTTCATCACCAGCTGAGCAAATGAGTACAGTCGCAAACGTACCATCTCACACGTTTAGCATCAGCACAATTACCCATGGTTCCAAGCACCCTCCCATTCAACCCAAATTGGTCAACACACAGtatattaccatggcaacaggtgAGGATAGCTATGGACTTCTGGTGACACCACCCAACAACTTTCCAGTGACAGAAGACATCAAGTCCACCTCTGATCAGGTAATGATGATACAACtttatcaaagttttcaaagcGTGTAATGGGCATGGCTGAAACTTCCGCGATATGTGTTAATGGTACAGTATATAAGATagtcaaaaatgtgttcagacaacatttgaaattcaacatcagAGAAGAAGCTCAACCATGTTAGCACtcctattttgtctttttattttaGCATAACATAAATACCTCTTTCTGTGACATAGAGATTGTTGTTTgaccaattttcaaaatgttactcATCATTTAACAACATCTTCAGATATAATTCACTGTTCATTTTCCTCTGATCCATAGTATCATAGTCCATACAGAATGACTTCAATCCGCATACCTACATGAATCTTGCAACCTCTGTTGAATACCCACCGAAATGATTGAAATAATTGGTTTATTTACCCAACTTGAAAAGGCAGTTACATAACACATGAAATTAAGAGGGAGAAAGTAACAAAGTAGATGGTAAATGGGGAGTGGGTGCTTTTATAAATTTCAATGCCATTTACTAGCTTTCTTTTGCCCTGCTTCTGTTTCTAGCTTTCTTTTGCCCTGCTTCTGTTTCttggacatttttacttcagatGTACCAATTACAGTCTGTTCTAGAGATAATGCTGTGTTGTGTAGGGCATTCcttaaaaataaatcagaatTATCCAAACCTTATATATATACCATTTCGAAAAATTGTGGTACACTGCTGTGACACTCTGCTACATTGTGTCATGCTACAAAGATAACATGAAGGGTAATTTACAGTACCTGCAACTGGCGATATGACTGTGGTACATGACATTAACCAGACATCTTGTTATTTAGCTGTAATGGctcaatatttgcatattacgCAGGAAAATGAGTAGGTTTGTGtcagtgaaaattaacaaaaagttTCTTCAATTCATATGTATTTCAGGTTGTCAACGAAGAGACAGAAGATTTCAGCCTTCTTTGTGCAGAAGAAGCTCTGGCCAAACTGCAGGATGACTACTTTGACATTGAGGAGGAGAGGATGGTGACCCCTGACCTGCTGTGTCAGGAGGATCCAAATTCATCATTGCCAACTGAGGAAGACAGGTGGGTATAAGGTAGactgtgcctcagggacagatattgacttttaaattttttacaattcttttctgatctaccacttgtgggggctcattttaaagctcttggagtgagaaaaATTTTTGCCCtcataattttgtgaaatttgaaattttaatttttccccatacaaTTAACGAAgggacggcagccattttgaatttcaaattatgGTAAATAATAggttgtttgtttctctagttccaaacatTGCTTGATGATACCCGATTATTAGTCTTGATTTGATGAgagaatttttgaaagttttatcgaggaaagtttgagcaaaagttcaagtttcacttttgaggcacatgcTACCCTACCTTTAACAGAACTACAGCTGGATATGTGACTGTGACACCATGTTCTAAAAAGCCATTGGTGGTCTGGGGTGGGTACAGCATGAATGGTGTAAATAACAAGAGTGTTCTCCCTCTGTGTAAATCAAATCCAATCAGAGTATATGGTTGTACTAGTCTCTGAAGGGTATCTCTCCTACAATATAGTTTTTTTCAGCTCCTGTttgcactctctctctctcaccacTGGGAACAGAAGCATGTCTGTATctgtatatctgtatttttCTTAGCATTGTGTAATAACAAGAATGTGTTACTATTCAGTCTAAAATCACGTTTCATATGAAAGTAAGCATCATATTGAATGTGCATGTTTGCTACTGTTTGTATCCCGAAGGAATCTGTTGATGttaacaattttcaacttttaccGCTGCAGGGTACTGTAAAGGGAGTTATTCCATGGATTTACTGTTAAATCTTGATCAGAatacaaagaaataaaataatgacagcttcaatttgtatttttgtttgtttcagcaTGGTGCCAAATTTGTCATTTGTAACTCCAGTCAAGGATGCCACTCCTGTAGAGCAGCTAAAACCCAAACCAGTGCTTTCAAAACGGCAAGACAAATCAGGTCGTCATGGTGATCAGTCCAGATCCACACAGATCACAGAAAGTACCCGTTATGAGAGCGGTAAATTGACCAGCTCGCGGAAGAGGAAACTGTCATACACAGATGTTGCCGAGGAAAGGGAAAACATGCAGTCAAGTGATCTAGACTTTGAGGTAAGTTTGCAACTGTAATGAAAATTGACCTCTAATATACTTAAAGGTAGTAGTGtctcaaattaaaatattgaaacttttgctcaaactttcttcaaggaaacaattttgaccattctcaaaccaaatcaagaataaaaatctagGGCCAACATGCAGATTTTGGTACTAGACAAGCAAATCACCCAAGAATTACCAATGTTTGCAATTCAAAACGGTCGCCATCCCCTTGTTAAATCTGTtgggaaaatcaaatttccaattttcacatttttccaaccaaaattttagtgcaacatatttaccaatttttatgaatttttctgtaattcttttgataattttggaccaaacgaatatcacatttcattggctacagtttttcatcgaagtttttgcaaaaatctgaaaaaaatttgacttgggATGCATTTTATGatggcgacaaaaattgaccttggcgctcaaagggttaattcagATAAGTTGTTGCTAGTACTTCTTCCCATAGTGCATGCAATGGCTGTTCAGTTTGTTGCATCAGAATATGAGGCAGTACACTAACATTTCTTTTGTGTGATAGGATGTCTATAGCAATGATTATTTGAGTCTTGATGGCGACGGACTGAGGAGAAAGGTGAAGCGTCAATACAAGAAAAGAGCCACTGCAGCTCGTGTCAGGCCATGGAACCCAACCATTGGTAAAGTTGAAAGTCCTGTCTTACCGTAAGTGCACTACTTTCATTCTCTTTGTGATTATATTCATCAAAGTTTTGGCTTAAAAGATAACACGTTTCataactctgaaaagtttgcTGGAAAAGATGAAATATGGAGTTATATACATCATGCGCAATGTTTATGCCATTTTTGGGAGCCTTTTACTGAATTTAGGACTATATATAGTCTCACAATACTTCTGATATATGGATCAGTTTAAAAGTGTGAGAAATCTTGTTCTAATAAAGGTCTACAATCATGTTCACCAAGttaaaggcccgatagctgtatctttttcgtATTATTactgtgattttacttccaaactaaaacaagtgcatgggaatgtactcattgaggggtgtttatacaggtagaataaactgtcactggactacatgtacaattttgagcatgataaataataaatgtttgcccaaacagaaaatggcgccctcatgcaaataaagcaaaaacacagtacgcaatgcatatatgcattggaatcttcacagaaacaacagagtagtccaaaatataatgcatagtgccgaatgttttccactgggacaccatatgctatgttttctttgtaatattatcaatttttaaaaatggcgggaaatcaaaataacggttaaaatttaaatttgcttgtccaatttttcagtggtaaaagactatatcctttaaattagtagaatttaaagaaaaccagagaaaaaagaaagcctttttcaggtcgacaaatttcaagagttacagctacaggggctttaactAAATCTGTGACAATTAATAATATCTGCCAATATTTCAGATACTAAGCTCGGTAAGAATCACCGGGCAATGTAGAGTTTACTTTGTGCTTCAATTGTCTCACTTTCCCAGGACAGGCTTGGCCTGCTCACCCCGGAttccttgtaaacaggtccacactaactattgataacaataggtttaggccaaaccattaCGGTGAAAGGGTTTAAGAGGCAAGAGAACGCAGAGGATTGGTTGATGTGGCTTATATTTTAGGGTGTATGTGAGAGCCATTTATACATGATCTTATAACTATCATGTATTTCAGAACTAAGTAGCTTTGGGATCTGTTATATTAACCTTTTATTTTCTAGGCAGTAACCTGTAAACTTTTACCATACTTGTATGGCCTCTGTCACAACTTTACAGGGTTTGTACTGATTTGTCAGTTGTACAATATTTCAACTCTGTGGTTTCAAACTTGACCAGCTGTTACGTTTAGCATTTCTAAGATTTTCTGAGTATGGCAACATCTGCAGTTAActatgaaaaaatccaaaaagtttaaatcttgcATTATTTTATCCCTTTCCACAGGTACAGTGCCTTCAATTCCACCAAGAAACAGCAGAAGAAATGTGACGCAAGCCCTGGTCAGCGCGATGACCCAGATTTCCGACTCAACGAGTATCATCGTAAGAAGATTGATTGTGCCAAGAAGGTTCAGACCAGACCTCTCAGAACCAGCACTCCAAAAGTGAAAGTAACTGACTGTGACAATGAAGATATCGATTTGGAAACAGAGATGTCTCCCAAAAAGGACGCTTCTTTGTAAGTGTATGGTGACCCCTTTCTGTCATGGTGAACCAATTGGCAAAATACTTCCTCATGAGTTTATAATGGTAATTTTCTTCCTGCATGGTGAGGAGTGTCAATTAGGCTGATCATGCAGACAGCTCTCTTAATCATTTCGTGATTGCTTTTCTCTCTGTTGTCAACTTAGACGGGAAATTTAGATTTGAAAcattcacaaaaacaaaacaatgcatGGAAATATTATAGTCTGTCCAGCTTTGAAATGAATATGCAAAAGCTCCAAAAATAATTAAAGTTTAAAAGGTAGTCTGTCTCCTTGAGGTGTGTTCAGCTTCATTCAtcagtgttcattctaggacGTAAAAACAAGGGGCCACTTTGGGCCCCTACTCCTGTCCCGAGGGGGCCATTTTATAAAATCGGGGGCCGTCAtgatcacacatgtaaaacccttgaattttctgctgaaaatactgtagtctatcaagtcaagaaaaggagagTACTAGAGATCGGGCCACCTGTAACCAACGAAGCGTACAGCAAAGTTGTGCTCCGTATACGCAACAGGCCCAACAATGGCAGCAGCAAACTAACCgttttggtttgattcaattgtttacgtaacttatgtgatgaattattgatgtcGGACTTTAACAACTGCACAAATTACtacggactgtgattttgactggaaacgatcatgatcaaagcttagcgcaccggtaggatttctccgagtGGCCCCGATTTGTACTGGTCGACAATTATCACACTATCACATGATACAACACAAGAGtgtaacccgtacgacctacataaagtgatcgatacatcaacttttaaacataacttgtatgtattagcaaatttacgatcattggttctgatCTGGCTACTCTGGATAACGAGATATGTCCGACCTAAActgtgttgctcttcaaaacgatcatatGGCCAGCCAAGCATGAATGCTTTctttgcagtgttcaacgtttcgcTGGACATAGACAGTAAGCACACCGTTGACTGGACGAtagacgttgcaaacgcttcaatttaagggactgcccgatcatcctgggttcatcaactattATATAGTACTGGCGTTAAAAATCTGAGCGGCGACTAGCTTTTCACGATAACGCGGCGGCCGCGGCCGGAGCCGTTGTTTACATTCATCGATCGTACCACATGCGCACGGCTCCAATACACCattgcccctacatcagtcctttttacccagcttcctatgtacCACCATATATGCCGTAGTGGGCAAAGGTCGAagggtaactgaatcgtttaacatggcacactatgactgaggtaatgaccttcggggaGCTACGTAAATGTATGAACTAAgtgaactctgcgtgatcgaccGACCCATTCATAAAATGTTGCGCCCTTGGTGGCGCATCAAAggtagaaatgagggccattcgagatttttttgcgcaaattgcgcaatggcgcgtcctagaattaactctgATTCATAGATTTTGCAGTGAAATTATCGAGGGATACTGAATTTTCACTTATCAAATGGATttaatttcatgaatttgtgcagtgaaggaaatcaaaatgaacgtCTGATGACATAACCAAGTTTCATGTGCCGTAATTTGAACTTTGCAAACCAACCAGTCTTGGAGTACAGAAGCTGATCAGTGCCCAAAGCACTAGGCCTTATCTCTACAAAGTACTCCAAGTATCTTGTATAAACCAGtctgaaacatgtctgagataaATTATTGACTTAAGTATGTATCTGGGTAATTGGACAGGTTTAATTATTAGTTGTGAGCAGTAACAGCGATCATGTCCAGTAGGgttcatgaaaaacaaaaggaaAGGCTTTAATTGCTTTTCACCCGTTCACTCTCAGACTTTGGTACGACCCAATTGTTTTCAGTAGTGAGGATTGATCCAAAAATGGGGAGCAGGGGATGAAGGGTCTAAACTTCAACTGGTAGTGTTGTCAAGTGAAGACATACCAACATTTACAGCGTAGTTCTCTGGTACATATAATAGCACATAGGCAAAAAGGTGTTAAATGATCTTGCACGCGTGGTTGataacttttcaaatttttgttcagtttgtaaGTTGAACTTGACATTTCTCTGCAGATACAAAAGCAAAGACAAGCAGTATACCAGTTCAGTGTCTGCTACGAATCCTGCTCAGCTTGCATTTCCATCTGCTTTGAGATCCAACATGACAGAATCTGAAGCCAATGGGTAAGAAGATTTTGTCATTGGTCACAGTCGTTCTGAGTCAAGTGCTTTCCAAGCATGCattttatctctctctctctctctctctcagatttAAAGTGCAGCGTTTTGTGTGAATTTCATAAATAGTAAACAAATTGATAGTTGCAGACATGAAATCAACTtcagttaacctgttcacccctaattccctgtagaATGGTCCACAAAAACTATTGATAACAAAggggttgggtcaaaccatggtggtaaaatgGTCAAGGGGCAATTTGCTGATCATTATTTGCAcaagttcaattttttttttcaaagaggtTTTTTGTGGGCCATTTGTGGTTTCCACTCACAGTCAGTGTGACGTAAAAGTAACTAATTTGCATTGAAAACCTCACTTTTCAAAGCAtgttaccaaaaaaaatgaactttattaaaatgaaatattgctaTTTTTAATGCAACAGCACACAAGTGTTCGTACTGAGGCTCACTTCTTGTACATACTCAAGCAGTAGTCAACACCTTTTGACCCTGTCATGGTTTGATCCCAATGCATTGCTACCAATGGGCATTGTCAACCAGTTCACTgagaattggggtgaacagattAAGACTgagaatttaaccctttcaccccagttccctgtatacaggttcaactttaccatagaaaacaatggatttgggacaaaccatggtggtgaaaaggttaaacagGGTACTGGAAAGATGGGcaacaaaaaaaatgtaaaatcaaacTCCACCTTTATGTCAGACTTACCTTCAGTAAAAGTGAAATTTGTTCCTCACATTGTATATGTGAAGTTCTTTATAATGTCATATCAGGTTTTCGTTTTTGGTGTCTAATTATAATAACCCTTCCTCTCCACAGCTTCATGCTTTTCTACAATCAAGTACAGAAACAGCTGGAAAAGCTGCTTCCGGACAGCGACATCTCGGAAGAGCCTTTCCCGTCCACGATTTCCAAGATGTGGAATGACTTAAAGGAGGAACAGCAGTTTCATCTGATCATGACGGCCCAGGCACTTCAAGAAATGGGTAAGAGTCTTGATGAAAGCCTGCCCTCAGACATCCTGTCCCAAGAAACTGACGAGAGCCAGGATAGAGTTCTGGACACCTGTGATGATGGTTATCAACTCTACCAGTCCTCACCATCTTTGCTAACCAGCGACTTTGACCCTCAGATGAATTTCTCACAAGAATCACACATCCTGGACTACGACAGCTCCGCACGCGATGTTTGGGTCAGCCCTGTTGAAGATAAACCATTCTTCGCCAAAGATGCAGACCTGGGTGATAAGCTGCAGGCACTCATGGCCAGTGAGGAGAACAGAGGACAGGTTGCTATGGAAACCAGTGATGCTCAGATGGACAGTGTGAATGAGGCAGATCTGTCTACTGGCTTTGCACGTCCTAAGACCATTAAAATCGAGAGTgatcactttttgtcagacctTGCAGACACTTATAATGTGGACAGAGAGGAGCTGATGAACATCAACTCAGACCAATTCCTACCGCTGCAAGACAGCTCGGTGATCTCAATAAAGCCTGACCCAGACCAAAACGACAACAGCACAGAAAATCATGATCTGTATGACTTGGTGCCAGAAGCAGTGCCCAACATTCCAGTCTTTGAGCTCCAGGGACAGTGGCTTGTCCAGAAAGAGTTGGAAAACATCTTCGGGGATGGTTGGGTGAAACACTCAGATTCCAAGAAGGTGGAGGATTACATCATGGATTACGTGGATGATGCAGTCGTTGATATGGTGTTGAAAGTGGAGGAAGGCGAGAGGGAAAAATGGAGAAGTGATGCATATTCTCCAATGGTAAGTTACAGTGATGTAAGGTTTTAGCAAACTTCCAAACTTAAAGTAAAATGTCCTTCAGTTTTTCATGCACTGAAAACTACTATGCTTGCAGCAAAAAATACCTAGCTGCTTTAATGCTATGCTTCTCAAATGAAAGTTTTTACtgtaaaaaaagtatttcttgtAGATTAAATACTGACAATAAATTGGGTACAGATGTTGACAAGTATGAGCTTAGGGGATACAGTTGCGTTGAAGTATAACTGCTTAGGGAGCACAGTTGTCTACAAGTATTACCTTAGAGGGGCAGTTTTCCATAAATATTTGCTTAGGACCACTGTCATTTGCAAGTACAGGTAATTGTTCTGGGTACAGTTGTACAGTGTGTTCAGGTATCATCTGATGAGtcaatgatattgttgacatatTGGCATATTCTTTTTGATCACAAAGATACTGAATGCTGTTGTTCATGATATTCTGTAGTAATGtcattttttccttttatttccATATCAAGCTGTCTGGAAATTCTGAGATGAACCAGGTGCCAACAGCAAATGTTTCCAACCAGTCCCTGGACAGCGTCTTTGACGACTTACAAGTGGTTCCAGACATCTCAGATGATATGGTACTGCTAGCAAGTCCCAATCATAGAGTGGTTGAGATGTCCAGAGACACACAGTGAGGGAAAGAACTATGCATATTGATGAGCTTGTCAAGTATAagcaagaaaaaaatgaaaaggaacTTTGGGTTCAAAGTTGTCAAAGGATTCACCAGACACTGAGAAAACCACTCCCCTTCTTAAACTTGCAGCAAGCAGTATTGGGCAATTAATGCTCAACTCAGATTCCACATTTTTTCACCGAAATCTTGATAATGCCTATTAGATCCAGTGACCTTCCTCAGCCAGGCAATACTGGTTCTTCGATCAGAAGTTGCTAAGAAAGGAAATTTGTTTCCTTCATATGCTATGTACATAAACCTTTCAGCTTGTTTTCTGCAACACagtttacacacatacatgcatacacacacattCAATGTAAATATGAAGACTTGCGGGTGCTGAGATAATTGAGGTTGTGTTTCCtgataaaaaaaactttcaacaaaagtgTTGTCTTTCTCTCCTAAAGTCGGCATTTAAAGGAACAAATTTGTAACCCTTAGGCATTATCTTTGTTAACTTGTAGCACAATGATATGCCATGTGTATCATCACTCTTGAAATATTCTGTAATAACAATATTGTTTGGCAACTGTCCAGTTGCATATGCTAATAAGCTTCTTGTTGCTCTCTCACACAACAAACCTCTGCATATTGTTAGAGGA is a window encoding:
- the LOC139145157 gene encoding uncharacterized protein codes for the protein MILVQMLNRDAKRRKERQMLKHSVNQFSQKTMTDKNLKEKFVMEALQMTVDTTKERKRCRWRKDQKMFKVSTASQTSLQPLKHKPTFSSLAKAVEAEKLRVQKRRESDAKCRANLANCYHRLRCRLPKGDGFCTTLSSMYSNLENVVHFLNKRAGDSTEGSEDASLGSLDSLRKEFCNEYYKKWDNIKNKATTSERNKRTSSPAEQMSTVANVPSHTFSISTITHGSKHPPIQPKLVNTQYITMATGEDSYGLLVTPPNNFPVTEDIKSTSDQVVNEETEDFSLLCAEEALAKLQDDYFDIEEERMVTPDLLCQEDPNSSLPTEEDSMVPNLSFVTPVKDATPVEQLKPKPVLSKRQDKSGRHGDQSRSTQITESTRYESGKLTSSRKRKLSYTDVAEERENMQSSDLDFEDVYSNDYLSLDGDGLRRKVKRQYKKRATAARVRPWNPTIGKVESPVLPYSAFNSTKKQQKKCDASPGQRDDPDFRLNEYHRKKIDCAKKVQTRPLRTSTPKVKVTDCDNEDIDLETEMSPKKDASLYKSKDKQYTSSVSATNPAQLAFPSALRSNMTESEANGFMLFYNQVQKQLEKLLPDSDISEEPFPSTISKMWNDLKEEQQFHLIMTAQALQEMGKSLDESLPSDILSQETDESQDRVLDTCDDGYQLYQSSPSLLTSDFDPQMNFSQESHILDYDSSARDVWVSPVEDKPFFAKDADLGDKLQALMASEENRGQVAMETSDAQMDSVNEADLSTGFARPKTIKIESDHFLSDLADTYNVDREELMNINSDQFLPLQDSSVISIKPDPDQNDNSTENHDLYDLVPEAVPNIPVFELQGQWLVQKELENIFGDGWVKHSDSKKVEDYIMDYVDDAVVDMVLKVEEGEREKWRSDAYSPMLSGNSEMNQVPTANVSNQSLDSVFDDLQVVPDISDDMVLLASPNHRVVEMSRDTQ